From the genome of Turicibacter faecis, one region includes:
- the plsX gene encoding phosphate acyltransferase PlsX: MIKIGLDAMGGDFAPEQTVLGAYQAVKKFDDIEVYLYGIESEILKFMKEPHDRIQIVHCEEVIPMDIKDPAMAIRKFKDSSMVRACKDAKTGAIDAVVSAGATGALIAAGTLVVKRLKEVERPALAPVMPTIKKNKYTILCDAGATSDAKPQYLYQNAKIASIYAREVMHIQNPTVALLNIGTEDGKGTDLQKEAFALISADPSINFVGNMEGKTMIAGEVDIIVADGYSGNIALKSVEGTSKSLLSLIKEEFLSTTRGKIGALLLKPAISRIKKRMDASEVGGGILLGVSAPVIKAHGSSDATALMNAIRQARETVSKDVVHKISEALKSN, translated from the coding sequence ATGATAAAAATCGGATTAGATGCGATGGGTGGCGATTTTGCACCTGAGCAAACAGTATTAGGCGCATATCAAGCCGTTAAAAAGTTTGATGATATTGAAGTCTATTTATATGGAATTGAATCTGAAATTCTTAAATTTATGAAGGAGCCTCATGATCGAATTCAAATCGTTCATTGTGAAGAGGTGATTCCAATGGATATTAAAGACCCAGCGATGGCTATCCGCAAATTCAAAGACTCATCGATGGTGCGTGCATGTAAGGATGCAAAAACGGGGGCGATTGATGCAGTTGTTTCGGCTGGAGCAACTGGGGCTTTAATTGCAGCGGGAACCTTAGTGGTGAAGCGTTTAAAAGAAGTGGAGCGTCCGGCATTAGCACCGGTAATGCCAACGATTAAAAAGAACAAATATACGATTTTATGTGACGCTGGAGCAACGAGCGATGCGAAACCACAATACTTATATCAAAATGCTAAAATTGCCTCTATTTATGCACGTGAGGTGATGCATATTCAAAATCCAACGGTTGCCCTATTGAACATTGGAACAGAAGATGGAAAGGGAACAGATTTACAAAAAGAAGCATTTGCCCTTATTTCAGCGGACCCATCGATTAATTTTGTTGGAAACATGGAAGGGAAAACCATGATTGCAGGAGAGGTCGATATTATTGTGGCAGATGGTTATTCAGGAAATATCGCTCTTAAATCGGTTGAGGGAACTTCAAAATCATTATTATCGTTAATTAAAGAAGAGTTTTTATCAACGACGCGTGGAAAAATTGGAGCGTTGTTATTAAAACCGGCAATTTCTCGTATTAAAAAACGCATGGATGCATCTGAAGTTGGAGGCGGAATTTTATTAGGGGTATCGGCTCCAGTTATTAAAGCACACGGATCATCAGATGCTACGGCGTTAATGAATGCCATTCGTCAGGCACGTGAAACGGTATCCAAAGACGTCGTTCATAAAATTAGTGAAGCGTTAAAATCAAATTAA
- the rnc gene encoding ribonuclease III: MAYLDQLTEFLNENKIPFKQLDRYCQAFTHSSYVNEHRRYKIEDNERLEYLGDAVLELTVSNYLFNLKPALSEGEMTKIRAQLVCEPSLESYARKLNIGQLMLLGRGEENSGGRERPTVLADAFEAFLGAIYLDLGMDVVYPFVHEIIHEAYQKGTVMHVFDYKSTLQELVQADSKKAIEYRIVSESGPAHNRLFEAAVLLDEITLGRGMGKTKKEAEQQAAKGAIEILAKTSEKK, translated from the coding sequence ATGGCGTATTTAGATCAATTAACGGAGTTTTTAAATGAAAATAAGATACCTTTTAAACAACTTGATCGTTATTGTCAAGCCTTTACGCATTCATCATATGTGAACGAACATCGTCGTTATAAGATTGAAGATAATGAACGCTTAGAATATTTAGGTGATGCGGTCTTAGAACTAACGGTATCTAATTATTTATTTAATTTGAAACCTGCGTTATCTGAAGGGGAAATGACGAAGATCAGGGCCCAATTAGTCTGTGAGCCGTCTTTAGAATCTTACGCACGTAAACTTAATATTGGACAATTAATGTTACTCGGTCGTGGGGAAGAGAACTCAGGAGGTCGTGAACGTCCAACGGTGTTAGCCGATGCTTTTGAGGCCTTCTTAGGCGCTATCTACTTAGACCTAGGAATGGATGTTGTCTATCCATTTGTGCATGAGATTATTCATGAGGCGTATCAAAAAGGAACTGTGATGCATGTTTTTGATTATAAGAGCACGTTACAGGAACTGGTTCAAGCTGATTCTAAAAAGGCGATTGAATATCGAATTGTATCAGAAAGCGGACCTGCGCATAACCGTTTATTTGAAGCGGCTGTTTTATTAGATGAAATTACACTCGGTCGTGGAATGGGTAAAACGAAAAAAGAAGCGGAACAGCAAGCAGCTAAAGGAGCCATTGAAATTTTAGCGAAAACGAGTGAAAAAAAATAG
- the recG gene encoding ATP-dependent DNA helicase RecG produces MSLATVPVGKVKGVGPSLLEKLQHLKIESVKDLLEYFPYRYDSFELIDIHRAMHEEKITVLGKVVTACQVQYYGKMKSRLSFNVLVNQEIVKVVIFNRTFLKNQLKLDTLVTVTGKWDLGRKVITATDIKLGTVDGKKIEPIYSLKEIPVKTFKKILKEAYDTYGASLNDDLPHEIRMRYRLISAEEAVLFSHFPQNKEQVRQAKRRIKYEELLKFQLKLQYLRYQTKIERQGAEKVFDETRVETFIKNLPFTLTDAQQKVLQEIKEDLKLGSRMNRLLQGDVGSGKTVVAAISLLMVMLSGYQTALMVPTEILGQQHFKSLVDLFKPYEEFQIEFLSSSVKGKRRREILAKLASGDIDLIVGTHAIIQQDVVFHNLGLVITDEQHRFGVNQRKMLREKGDVVDVLMMTATPIPRTLAISAFGDMDVSIINQMPQGRKPVETFLIDSAKLDRALDFIQKTILDHGQQAYVITPLIEESEALDVQNAVEVHQLWQHHFLGKAKVGLMHGRLSQAEKDAVMEDFVANRSQILVSTTVIEVGVNVPNANLMLIYDAHRFGLSQLHQLRGRVGRGSEQAYCLLMSDIKNEQSLERLKIMTSTTDGFEIAEADLKLRGPGDFFGEKQSGAPVFKMADLVEDYNILEVAMQDAYALVSSDEFLYNNEFLGLRDYIQETVANEMHQFD; encoded by the coding sequence ATGTCACTAGCTACGGTTCCAGTTGGAAAAGTTAAAGGGGTAGGGCCGTCTCTTCTTGAAAAACTACAGCATTTAAAAATCGAAAGCGTCAAGGATTTATTAGAGTATTTTCCTTACCGCTATGATAGCTTTGAGTTGATCGATATTCACCGTGCCATGCATGAAGAGAAAATTACCGTTTTAGGTAAGGTTGTGACGGCGTGTCAGGTGCAGTATTACGGAAAGATGAAGTCGCGATTAAGCTTTAATGTGTTAGTCAACCAAGAAATCGTGAAGGTAGTCATCTTTAATCGAACGTTTTTAAAAAATCAACTAAAACTCGATACACTTGTCACAGTGACAGGGAAATGGGATCTCGGACGGAAAGTGATTACGGCGACGGATATAAAACTAGGAACCGTAGATGGTAAAAAAATTGAACCCATCTACTCCTTAAAAGAAATCCCCGTTAAAACATTTAAAAAAATTTTAAAAGAGGCGTATGATACCTATGGGGCGTCATTGAATGATGACTTACCTCATGAAATCCGAATGCGATATCGACTCATATCGGCGGAGGAGGCGGTTTTATTCTCTCACTTTCCTCAAAATAAAGAACAGGTTCGTCAGGCTAAACGTCGGATTAAATATGAGGAATTACTTAAATTTCAACTTAAATTACAATATTTACGTTATCAGACAAAAATCGAACGCCAAGGAGCTGAGAAAGTTTTTGATGAAACGCGGGTCGAAACCTTTATAAAAAACCTTCCGTTTACACTCACGGATGCTCAACAAAAGGTACTACAAGAAATTAAAGAGGACTTAAAGCTTGGGAGTCGAATGAATCGTCTACTGCAAGGGGACGTTGGATCCGGAAAGACAGTCGTTGCTGCAATTAGCCTACTAATGGTGATGCTCTCAGGATACCAAACGGCATTAATGGTTCCAACTGAAATTTTAGGCCAACAACACTTTAAATCCCTCGTTGACTTATTTAAACCTTATGAAGAATTCCAAATTGAATTTTTAAGCAGTTCCGTAAAAGGAAAACGTCGCCGTGAAATTTTAGCCAAGTTGGCCTCGGGAGACATCGACCTCATTGTCGGAACCCATGCGATTATCCAACAAGACGTTGTTTTTCATAATCTTGGGCTTGTCATTACGGATGAACAACACCGCTTTGGAGTGAATCAACGAAAGATGCTTCGTGAAAAAGGAGACGTTGTTGATGTTTTAATGATGACAGCAACCCCGATTCCAAGGACGTTGGCGATTTCAGCATTTGGAGACATGGATGTATCCATCATTAACCAGATGCCACAAGGCCGAAAACCCGTCGAGACCTTTCTCATCGATAGCGCTAAACTCGATCGCGCCTTAGACTTTATTCAAAAAACCATTTTAGACCACGGCCAACAAGCCTACGTCATTACCCCACTGATCGAAGAATCAGAAGCACTCGATGTTCAAAATGCAGTTGAAGTTCATCAATTATGGCAGCATCACTTTTTAGGTAAGGCAAAAGTTGGATTAATGCATGGACGACTCTCACAAGCTGAAAAGGATGCTGTGATGGAAGACTTTGTCGCAAATCGTTCGCAAATTTTAGTTTCAACGACCGTTATTGAAGTCGGAGTTAATGTGCCAAATGCGAACTTGATGCTCATTTACGATGCGCATCGATTTGGACTCTCACAACTCCACCAATTAAGAGGTCGCGTCGGTCGTGGAAGTGAGCAGGCGTATTGTTTATTGATGAGTGATATTAAAAATGAACAGAGCTTAGAGCGCCTTAAAATCATGACGTCAACGACGGACGGTTTTGAGATTGCAGAGGCTGATTTGAAACTCAGAGGACCGGGAGACTTTTTTGGTGAGAAACAATCAGGGGCACCGGTATTTAAAATGGCTGACTTAGTCGAAGACTACAACATACTAGAAGTAGCGATGCAGGATGCTTATGCATTAGTGAGCTCGGATGAATTTTTATATAATAACGAATTTTTGGGGTTACGTGATTATATTCAAGAGACCGTGGCCAATGAAATGCATCAATTTGACTAA
- a CDS encoding SDR family NAD(P)-dependent oxidoreductase, with translation MAYFVVTGASSGIGEAMCEVLAREGHSLILVARRQSLLETLKERMEKYAGCQVVVMPMDLSNPDEVCRLYEACLAYDVIGLVNNAGYGLYGEFLELDISDEFNMIDLNIKSVHYLSKLFLRRFVAQDRGYLLNVASTAAFQSGPLMASYYASKGYVLQLTEAITKELEAKGSSVVVSALCPGPVDTGFQQRAKIKVAKSAMKVPTAHEVAKYAYYEWMKGKTLIIPGYSNRVLLFLNRLIPRKLGCQIVYQTQLKKK, from the coding sequence ATGGCGTATTTTGTTGTGACGGGCGCTTCCTCAGGTATTGGGGAGGCAATGTGTGAAGTACTCGCCCGTGAAGGGCATTCATTAATATTAGTAGCCAGACGTCAATCTTTATTGGAAACGTTAAAAGAAAGGATGGAGAAATATGCAGGATGCCAGGTTGTGGTGATGCCAATGGATCTTTCGAACCCCGATGAGGTTTGTCGATTGTATGAGGCGTGTTTAGCCTACGACGTCATTGGTTTAGTCAATAATGCGGGGTATGGGTTATACGGAGAGTTTTTAGAATTAGATATTTCAGATGAATTTAATATGATTGATTTGAATATTAAGAGCGTTCATTATTTGAGCAAGCTGTTTTTAAGACGATTTGTCGCACAGGATCGCGGCTATTTGTTAAACGTGGCGTCAACCGCGGCTTTTCAGTCTGGCCCATTGATGGCGTCGTATTATGCGAGTAAGGGGTACGTGTTGCAGCTGACGGAGGCGATTACGAAGGAGTTAGAGGCGAAAGGGTCATCGGTTGTTGTAAGTGCCCTCTGCCCAGGCCCTGTTGACACAGGGTTTCAGCAGCGGGCAAAGATCAAGGTAGCAAAATCTGCAATGAAGGTGCCGACTGCACATGAGGTGGCGAAGTATGCCTATTACGAATGGATGAAGGGGAAGACTCTGATTATTCCTGGGTATTCAAATCGTGTGTTATTGTTTTTGAATCGATTAATTCCAAGGAAGTTAGGGTGTCAGATCGTTTATCAAACGCAGCTGAAGAAAAAATAA